A window of Burkholderia ubonensis contains these coding sequences:
- a CDS encoding lactate utilization protein B, whose product MKRVDHVGYSKKFIADEKHVEFHDKRLWGLRTARDEAVHAIPEWETMRALASAVKEHTLTHLPDYLEQFERNATANGVVVHWAKDAEEHNRIVYDILQGRNVRTLVKSKSMLTEECEMRPYLEARGIAVVETDLGERIQQLDDEMPSHIVVPAVHKLATDVAQTFAASFGTDPAESSIPRLAEAQRQATRPHFLAAEAGMTGCNFAVAETGGITVCTNEGNADLSANLPPLHIASIGIEKLIPKLEHLGLFIRMLSRNALGSPITQYTSHFRGPRDGGEMHFVLVDNGRSERLAMDDFWYSLKCIRCGACMNTCPVYRRSSGLSYGGVYSGPIGAIINPTYDFKKYSSLPFASTMNGSCTNVCPVKINIHEQIYKWRQIIAERHALPFVKREAMTVAGKVLSRPKLYRAAIKGAAGAISTLPRAVLYNPLNEWGKQRELPEPPAETFRDWYLKRNKK is encoded by the coding sequence ATGAAACGCGTCGACCACGTCGGTTACTCGAAGAAGTTCATCGCCGACGAGAAACACGTCGAGTTCCACGACAAGCGCCTCTGGGGGCTGCGCACCGCGCGCGACGAGGCCGTGCATGCGATCCCCGAATGGGAAACGATGCGCGCGCTCGCGTCCGCGGTCAAAGAACACACGCTCACGCATCTGCCCGACTATCTCGAGCAGTTCGAGCGCAATGCGACCGCGAACGGCGTGGTCGTGCATTGGGCGAAGGACGCGGAAGAGCACAACCGGATCGTCTACGACATCCTGCAGGGCCGCAACGTGCGCACGCTGGTCAAGAGCAAGTCGATGCTGACCGAGGAGTGCGAGATGCGCCCGTACCTCGAGGCGCGCGGCATCGCGGTGGTCGAAACCGATCTCGGCGAGCGGATTCAGCAGCTCGACGACGAGATGCCGTCGCATATCGTCGTGCCGGCCGTACACAAACTCGCGACGGACGTGGCGCAGACCTTCGCGGCCTCGTTCGGCACCGATCCGGCCGAAAGCAGCATTCCGCGGCTGGCCGAGGCGCAGCGGCAGGCCACGCGCCCGCACTTCCTCGCCGCGGAAGCGGGCATGACCGGCTGCAACTTCGCGGTGGCGGAGACGGGCGGCATCACCGTCTGCACGAACGAAGGCAATGCCGACCTCAGCGCGAACCTGCCGCCGCTGCACATCGCGTCGATCGGCATCGAGAAGCTGATTCCGAAGCTCGAGCACCTCGGCCTCTTCATCCGCATGCTGTCGCGCAATGCGCTCGGCTCGCCGATCACGCAGTACACGTCGCATTTCCGCGGGCCGCGCGACGGCGGCGAAATGCACTTCGTGCTGGTCGACAACGGCCGCTCCGAACGGCTCGCGATGGACGACTTCTGGTATTCGCTGAAGTGCATCCGCTGCGGCGCGTGCATGAACACGTGCCCGGTCTACCGGCGCAGCAGCGGGCTGAGCTACGGCGGCGTCTACTCCGGTCCGATCGGCGCGATCATCAACCCGACCTACGACTTCAAGAAATACAGCTCGCTGCCGTTCGCGTCGACGATGAACGGCAGCTGCACCAACGTGTGCCCGGTCAAGATCAACATCCACGAGCAGATCTACAAGTGGCGGCAGATCATCGCCGAGCGGCACGCGCTGCCGTTCGTCAAGCGCGAAGCGATGACGGTCGCCGGCAAGGTGCTGTCCCGGCCGAAGCTCTATCGCGCGGCGATCAAGGGCGCCGCCGGCGCGATCTCGACGCTGCCGCGCGCGGTGCTGTACAACCCGCTCAACGAGTGGGGCAAGCAGCGCGAACTGCCGGAGCCGCCGGCCGAAACTTTCCGTGACTGGTATCTGAAGAGGAACAAGAAATGA
- a CDS encoding (Fe-S)-binding protein, which yields MKVALFIPCFIDAFFPDVGVATLELLERLGCEVDYPLDQTCCGQPMGNSGCEKQAAATENLFVRNFAGYDYIVAPSGSCVHHVRDHLSAADQTPDALAVRGNTYELVEFIHDVLQVHDFPWAEFPHKVGLHNSCGTLRGLKTASMSEIGGPFFSKPLTLLKGVKGIEFIEPDRPDECCGFGGTFCVSEEPVSARMGADKVRDHARNGAEYVVSADSSCLMHQKGCSERLGLGLKFIHIASILNGARA from the coding sequence TTGAAAGTAGCCTTGTTCATCCCGTGCTTCATCGACGCGTTCTTTCCCGACGTGGGCGTCGCGACGCTCGAACTGCTCGAGCGCCTCGGCTGCGAGGTCGACTATCCGCTCGACCAGACCTGCTGCGGGCAGCCGATGGGAAACAGCGGCTGTGAAAAGCAGGCCGCGGCCACCGAGAACCTGTTCGTGCGCAACTTCGCCGGCTACGACTACATCGTCGCGCCGAGCGGCAGCTGCGTGCATCACGTGCGCGACCATCTGAGCGCGGCCGATCAGACGCCCGACGCGCTCGCGGTCCGCGGCAACACCTACGAGCTGGTCGAGTTCATTCACGACGTGCTGCAGGTGCACGACTTTCCGTGGGCGGAATTTCCGCACAAGGTCGGCCTGCACAACAGCTGCGGCACGCTGCGCGGCCTGAAGACCGCCAGCATGTCCGAAATCGGCGGCCCGTTCTTCTCGAAGCCGCTGACGCTGCTCAAGGGCGTGAAGGGCATCGAGTTCATCGAGCCCGACCGTCCCGACGAATGCTGCGGCTTCGGCGGCACGTTCTGCGTCTCGGAGGAGCCGGTATCCGCGCGGATGGGCGCCGACAAGGTGCGCGATCATGCGCGCAACGGCGCCGAGTACGTCGTGTCGGCCGATTCGTCGTGCCTGATGCACCAGAAGGGCTGCTCGGAGCGCCTCGGACTCGGCCTGAAGTTCATCCACATCGCGAGCATCCTGAACGGAGCACGAGCATGA
- the dld gene encoding D-lactate dehydrogenase, with amino-acid sequence MSTVSGESSSPLAPPTGRHEAFIRSLTEIVGQQDVLTNERDTRRYRTGFRFGEGRTLAVVRPGTLLQQWKVLQACVAANVIVICQASNTGLTGGSTPDGDDYDRDIVIVSTARIRKVHVIKSGKQVICLPGATLDQLEQTLKPLGREPHSVIGSSCIGASVIGGVCNNSGGALVQRGPAYTEMAVFAQVGADGRLKLVNHLDVRLGAVPEEILARLDNGDFSERDIVDGDASGSDHHYAEHVRDVDADTPARYNADPLRLHEASGSAGKVMVFAVRLDTFPIEAGAKVFYIGTNDIDELTDIRRHALTQFKRLPIAGEYLHRDAFDIAQKYGKDTFLMIRHFGTKRMPMLFGFKSKCDAWFDRLGFLPRHLSDRVMQAVSNLFPNHLPPRIRDYGKRYEHHLMLKVSADTAEEARSFLTSFFAKRTGAFFECTPAEGDKAFLHRFAAAGAAIRYRNVHTRDVEDIVALDIALRRNDRDWFETLPPDIDAPIAIKLYYGHFLCHVFHQDYIVKKGNDCLALEHAMWKLLDARRAEYPAEHNVGHLYHAKPALKAFYEGLDPCNCFNPGIGQTSKFAKYREAHD; translated from the coding sequence GTGTCAACCGTATCAGGCGAATCGTCTTCGCCGCTTGCGCCGCCCACCGGGCGGCATGAGGCGTTCATCCGTTCGCTGACGGAAATCGTCGGCCAGCAGGACGTGCTGACGAACGAGCGGGACACGCGGCGCTACCGGACCGGCTTCCGGTTCGGCGAAGGCCGGACGCTCGCGGTGGTGCGGCCCGGCACGCTGCTCCAGCAATGGAAGGTGCTGCAGGCCTGCGTGGCCGCGAACGTGATCGTGATCTGCCAGGCGTCGAACACGGGCCTCACCGGCGGCTCGACGCCCGACGGCGACGACTACGACCGCGACATCGTGATCGTCAGCACCGCGCGGATCCGCAAGGTGCACGTCATCAAAAGCGGCAAGCAGGTGATCTGCCTGCCGGGCGCGACGCTCGATCAGCTCGAGCAGACGCTGAAACCGCTCGGACGCGAGCCGCACTCGGTGATCGGCTCGTCGTGCATCGGCGCGTCGGTGATCGGTGGCGTCTGCAACAACTCCGGCGGCGCGCTGGTGCAGCGCGGCCCGGCTTATACGGAGATGGCGGTGTTCGCCCAGGTCGGTGCGGACGGGCGCCTGAAGCTCGTGAACCATCTCGACGTGCGCCTGGGCGCGGTGCCGGAGGAAATCCTCGCGCGCCTCGACAACGGCGACTTCTCGGAGCGCGACATCGTCGACGGCGATGCGTCCGGTTCCGATCACCACTACGCCGAGCACGTGCGCGACGTCGATGCCGACACGCCCGCGCGCTACAACGCCGATCCGCTGCGGCTGCACGAAGCATCGGGCTCGGCCGGCAAGGTGATGGTGTTCGCGGTGCGCCTCGACACGTTTCCGATCGAAGCCGGTGCGAAGGTGTTCTACATCGGCACCAACGACATCGACGAGCTGACCGACATCCGCCGCCACGCGCTCACGCAGTTCAAGCGCCTGCCGATCGCGGGCGAATACCTGCACCGCGACGCGTTCGACATCGCGCAGAAGTACGGCAAGGACACGTTCCTGATGATCCGCCACTTCGGCACGAAGCGCATGCCGATGCTGTTCGGCTTCAAGAGCAAATGCGACGCGTGGTTCGACCGGCTCGGCTTCCTGCCGCGGCATCTGAGCGATCGCGTGATGCAGGCCGTCAGCAACCTGTTTCCGAATCACCTGCCGCCGCGCATTCGCGACTACGGCAAGCGCTACGAACATCATCTGATGCTGAAGGTATCGGCCGATACCGCGGAGGAAGCGCGCAGCTTCCTGACGTCGTTCTTCGCGAAGCGCACGGGCGCGTTCTTCGAATGCACGCCGGCGGAAGGCGACAAGGCGTTCCTGCACCGGTTCGCGGCGGCCGGCGCGGCGATCCGCTACCGCAACGTGCATACCCGCGACGTGGAGGACATCGTCGCGCTCGACATCGCGCTTCGCCGCAACGATCGCGACTGGTTCGAGACGCTGCCGCCCGACATCGACGCGCCGATCGCGATCAAGCTGTATTACGGCCACTTCCTGTGCCACGTGTTCCACCAGGACTACATCGTCAAGAAGGGCAACGACTGCCTCGCGCTCGAACACGCGATGTGGAAGCTGCTCGACGCGCGCCGCGCCGAATATCCGGCCGAGCACAACGTCGGGCACCTGTACCACGCGAAGCCGGCGCTCAAGGCGTTCTACGAAGGGCTCGACCCGTGCAACTGCTTCAACCCGGGGATCGGCCAGACGTCGAAGTTCGCGAAGTACCGCGAAGCGCACGACTGA
- a CDS encoding LysR family transcriptional regulator: MEFRQLRYFLAVAEYLHFTEAAEFLGIAQPPLSQQILKLEREIGTRLFIRHPRRVELTDAGRLFRERAKHIVEEAELALAEAQNAGRGLSGRLVLGFAGSIVFHPFVASLMQRFRRDYPDVLIHCEESNSPALIDKVLEARVDAALVRLPLDCRGLAVQPLVEERFLAVLPSGHRHGAEPVLALHALSDDPLVLFPRAIGPALYDAIVGACWAAGFTPTVEMESPQIPASVNLVAAGFGVTLIPESVRQAPTDRVTYHGLQGEPLRSPIVLVHRPREKSPVIQNLVRAVRTLARETADSAATP, translated from the coding sequence ATGGAATTCCGTCAGCTACGCTACTTCCTCGCGGTGGCCGAGTATCTGCATTTCACCGAGGCCGCCGAGTTTCTCGGCATCGCGCAGCCGCCGCTGAGTCAGCAGATCCTGAAGCTCGAGCGCGAGATCGGCACACGCCTGTTCATCCGCCATCCGCGGCGCGTCGAACTGACCGACGCCGGCCGCCTGTTCCGCGAGCGCGCGAAGCACATCGTCGAAGAAGCCGAGCTCGCGCTCGCCGAAGCGCAGAACGCCGGGCGCGGCCTGAGCGGCCGGCTCGTGCTGGGCTTTGCCGGCTCGATCGTGTTCCATCCATTCGTCGCGTCGCTGATGCAACGCTTCCGGCGCGACTATCCGGACGTCCTGATCCACTGCGAAGAGAGCAACAGCCCGGCGCTGATCGACAAGGTGCTCGAGGCGCGCGTCGATGCCGCGCTGGTGCGCCTGCCGCTCGATTGCCGCGGCCTGGCCGTGCAGCCGCTGGTCGAAGAGCGCTTTCTGGCCGTGCTGCCGTCCGGCCACCGCCACGGCGCGGAGCCGGTGCTCGCGCTGCACGCGCTGTCCGACGACCCGCTGGTGTTGTTCCCGCGCGCGATCGGCCCCGCGTTGTACGACGCGATCGTCGGCGCGTGCTGGGCAGCCGGCTTCACGCCGACCGTCGAAATGGAGTCGCCGCAGATCCCCGCGTCGGTGAACCTCGTCGCGGCCGGCTTCGGCGTGACGCTGATCCCCGAGTCGGTGCGCCAGGCGCCGACGGATCGCGTCACCTACCACGGCTTGCAGGGCGAGCCGCTGCGCTCGCCGATCGTGCTCGTTCACCGCCCGCGCGAAAAATCGCCGGTGATTCAGAATCTCGTGCGCGCCGTCCGCACGCTCGCGCGCGAAACGGCCGACAGCGCCGCGACGCCGTGA
- a CDS encoding NAD(P)-dependent oxidoreductase produces the protein MNARLSKESRMEIGIIGMGSMGREMARNLVAAGHAVTAWNRSGGAVDGVRMVDAPVHALQADIALTMLSDDAAIRAVLLDAKLLQQARPGLVHVVASTISVAFAHELVALHRSAGVAYVAAPVLGRPDIAAKGELNVLAAGAPAALARVMPALDAIGKQVWDMGEAPPAAYAAKLACNMMITMAIEAMAEAVVLTEANGLSRTRFFELILGTLFGSRPYRTYSRNIVENAYRPGFKASLGLKDLRLAGDAAAQAGRTLPMLAVVRDRMAEAVEVGMGDCDWSVFAGLTVEAGGFRVG, from the coding sequence GTGAACGCGCGCTTGAGCAAGGAGAGTCGAATGGAAATCGGCATCATCGGGATGGGTTCCATGGGGCGCGAGATGGCCCGCAATCTGGTCGCCGCCGGCCATGCGGTGACGGCGTGGAATCGGTCGGGCGGCGCCGTCGACGGCGTGCGCATGGTCGACGCGCCGGTGCATGCGCTGCAGGCCGACATCGCGTTGACGATGCTGTCCGACGACGCGGCGATCCGCGCCGTGCTGCTCGACGCGAAGCTGTTGCAGCAGGCGCGGCCGGGCCTCGTGCATGTGGTCGCATCGACAATTTCGGTCGCGTTCGCGCACGAGCTCGTCGCGCTTCATCGCTCGGCGGGCGTCGCTTATGTGGCTGCGCCGGTGCTCGGGCGACCCGACATCGCGGCGAAGGGCGAACTGAACGTGCTGGCCGCAGGCGCCCCGGCGGCGCTCGCGCGCGTCATGCCGGCGCTCGACGCCATCGGCAAGCAGGTATGGGACATGGGCGAAGCGCCGCCCGCCGCTTATGCCGCGAAACTCGCGTGCAACATGATGATCACGATGGCGATCGAAGCGATGGCCGAAGCGGTCGTGCTCACCGAGGCGAACGGGCTTTCTCGCACGCGGTTCTTCGAGTTGATCCTCGGCACGCTGTTCGGCAGCCGTCCGTATCGGACCTATTCGCGCAATATCGTCGAGAACGCGTATCGGCCCGGCTTCAAGGCGTCGCTCGGATTGAAGGATCTGCGCCTCGCGGGCGACGCCGCCGCGCAGGCGGGTCGCACGTTGCCGATGCTCGCGGTGGTGCGGGATCGAATGGCGGAAGCCGTCGAGGTGGGCATGGGCGATTGCGATTGGTCGGTGTTTGCGGGGTTGACGGTCGAGGCGGGTGGGTTTCGGGTGGGGTGA
- a CDS encoding alpha/beta fold hydrolase: MSFWKHAAPRTVRRGHLWIAGDRIERGGQTDQCGPLFVEWETPVEVTCPWPIVLLHGGGFQGTEWFDTPDGRPGWAQRLVEAGYAVLVADRPGHGRSPFHVDTMGPMGPPFSYEHGRYIYFPREYEDRHTQWPFAADNEAAMDAFIAGYGPLPADLAFSQDMEADRIAKLLDRVGPAILLTHSASGPVGWLVADRRPGLVKAIVAVEPMGPPFAEIPNIGTLTWGLAAAPLG, translated from the coding sequence ATGTCCTTCTGGAAACATGCAGCCCCGCGCACCGTACGACGCGGCCATCTGTGGATTGCCGGCGACCGCATCGAACGAGGCGGGCAGACCGACCAATGCGGGCCGCTCTTCGTCGAATGGGAGACGCCGGTCGAGGTGACTTGCCCGTGGCCGATCGTGCTGCTGCATGGCGGCGGCTTTCAAGGCACCGAATGGTTCGACACGCCGGACGGCCGGCCCGGCTGGGCGCAGCGTCTCGTGGAAGCTGGCTATGCCGTGCTCGTCGCCGACCGCCCCGGACACGGACGCTCGCCGTTCCACGTCGACACGATGGGACCGATGGGGCCGCCGTTCTCGTACGAACACGGCCGCTACATCTACTTCCCGCGCGAATACGAAGACCGGCACACGCAATGGCCGTTTGCCGCGGACAACGAAGCGGCAATGGACGCTTTCATCGCTGGATACGGCCCGCTTCCCGCTGACCTCGCGTTCTCGCAGGACATGGAGGCCGACCGGATCGCGAAGCTGCTCGACCGCGTCGGGCCGGCGATCCTGCTGACGCACTCGGCGTCGGGGCCGGTCGGCTGGCTGGTTGCCGATCGCCGGCCCGGCCTGGTGAAAGCGATTGTCGCCGTCGAGCCGATGGGGCCGCCGTTTGCGGAGATTCCGAACATCGGGACGCTGACCTGGGGGCTCGCCGCGGCGCCGCTCGGCTGA
- a CDS encoding EthD family reductase: MSCSTTATVYVTYDGTPAQRFHRRYYVERHLPLVMHAWRRYGLERATAFFPAPTHVGTLAICECIFRDDAAIDAAFGSPEAALVMADVAAFTDIAPTRLRVARR; encoded by the coding sequence ATGTCATGCAGCACCACCGCCACGGTGTATGTCACCTACGACGGCACGCCGGCCCAGCGCTTCCACCGGCGCTACTACGTTGAACGTCATCTGCCGCTCGTGATGCACGCATGGCGGCGCTACGGTCTCGAGCGTGCGACCGCTTTCTTTCCGGCGCCGACGCATGTCGGCACGCTGGCGATCTGCGAATGCATTTTTCGCGACGATGCTGCGATCGACGCCGCGTTCGGCTCGCCGGAGGCCGCGCTGGTCATGGCCGACGTTGCGGCCTTTACCGACATTGCACCGACGCGCCTGCGCGTAGCGCGGCGCTGA
- a CDS encoding LysR family transcriptional regulator, with amino-acid sequence MEWSDVRIFLAIARTGTLGAAARALALSHPTIGRRLRALEASMGQVLFQRTADGFVLTEEGVAILPLAEQMEESALTMERRLTGEQQKLEGTLKISSSDWFGAYVLPPVIAEYSRDYPLVEIDVLTGTRLFNLAQREADVAFRIVPFTGQDIVQRRLTRMRYGVYVAAAHADPVEGDGAGHRLIAMDTSTGSFPDIDWLKARFPNAGVVLQSNNRNVQAQMCGRGLGIAVLPRPVGDQLATIRRLELRDEPPQRDIWMGYHRDLRRLHRLRAFVDLAVKHIGSE; translated from the coding sequence ATGGAGTGGAGCGACGTGCGGATCTTCCTCGCGATTGCGCGTACGGGCACGCTGGGCGCGGCGGCACGCGCGCTGGCGCTGAGTCACCCGACGATCGGGCGGCGCCTGCGCGCGCTGGAGGCGTCGATGGGGCAAGTGCTGTTTCAGCGAACCGCGGATGGCTTCGTTCTAACAGAGGAAGGCGTCGCCATCCTGCCGCTCGCCGAGCAGATGGAAGAAAGCGCGCTGACGATGGAGCGCCGGCTGACCGGCGAGCAGCAGAAGCTCGAAGGCACGCTGAAGATATCGTCGTCCGACTGGTTCGGCGCGTACGTGTTGCCGCCCGTGATCGCCGAGTATTCGCGCGACTATCCGCTGGTTGAAATCGACGTGCTGACCGGCACGCGCCTGTTCAATCTCGCCCAGCGTGAAGCGGACGTCGCGTTCCGGATCGTTCCATTCACCGGGCAGGACATCGTGCAGCGCCGGCTGACGCGGATGCGCTACGGTGTCTACGTGGCGGCCGCGCATGCCGATCCGGTCGAAGGCGACGGCGCCGGCCACCGCCTGATCGCGATGGATACGTCGACCGGCAGCTTCCCCGACATCGACTGGCTGAAAGCGCGCTTTCCGAACGCGGGCGTGGTATTGCAATCGAATAACCGGAATGTCCAGGCCCAGATGTGCGGCCGCGGTTTGGGCATTGCCGTATTGCCGCGGCCGGTCGGCGATCAGCTCGCGACCATTCGCAGGCTCGAGTTACGCGACGAGCCGCCGCAACGCGATATCTGGATGGGCTACCACCGCGATCTCAGGCGGCTGCATCGCTTGCGCGCGTTCGTCGATCTCGCGGTCAAGCATATTGGGAGCGAATGA